In Streptomyces sp. NBC_01551, one DNA window encodes the following:
- a CDS encoding glycosyltransferase family 2 protein: protein MLAFLLPFLVLVSFGLWVFEPNPTPLGWTLSVIWSLPAIGVLVGFQGVLLIRRRVRKSHEMVPAAPVEEDFLVVLVPTIGRHDTYPALERSVLSYVEHLPPYFPRMRVDVLTEEGCEATERIDGLAAMNPLIRVVAVPKVYETANGTRFKARANNYAHELRIEEGEALDDVWVLHMDDDTGVGPDTAASMAQFINRQRRAGDEAKHMAQGILAYPRENAVNRFTWLADAVRPADDIARFRAFTGLGTPVAGVHGELLLLRASIEATIGWDFGPKAIVEDAQLALTFCRKYPGRSDWFNGRCYGASPANTRDFIKQRERWAWGLVALCFNRTVPFRYRWFLMLCMVSWVLGPLQHVATVLLVAWFIGDFNTSPVTQSVVIMWSLSFAYVIWTYWEGLRLNSLVSADGKRRWWEPIAVLGLIPLFSVMEGLGGLRGLIKFIKREENKFVVIAKPA from the coding sequence GTGCTGGCGTTCCTGCTGCCCTTCCTGGTCCTCGTCAGCTTCGGCCTCTGGGTGTTCGAGCCGAACCCGACTCCGCTGGGCTGGACGCTGTCGGTGATCTGGTCGCTGCCCGCGATCGGTGTGCTGGTCGGCTTCCAGGGCGTCCTGCTGATCCGCCGCCGGGTCCGCAAGTCGCACGAGATGGTCCCGGCGGCCCCGGTCGAGGAGGACTTCCTCGTCGTGCTCGTGCCGACCATCGGCCGCCACGACACCTACCCGGCGCTGGAGCGCTCGGTCCTCAGTTACGTGGAGCACCTCCCGCCGTACTTCCCGCGGATGCGGGTCGACGTGCTCACGGAGGAGGGCTGCGAGGCGACCGAGCGGATCGACGGGCTCGCCGCGATGAACCCGCTGATCCGGGTGGTCGCCGTACCCAAGGTGTACGAGACGGCGAACGGGACGCGGTTCAAGGCCCGGGCCAACAACTACGCCCACGAGCTGCGGATCGAGGAGGGCGAGGCCCTCGACGACGTCTGGGTGCTCCACATGGACGACGACACCGGCGTCGGCCCCGACACCGCTGCCTCCATGGCCCAGTTCATCAACCGGCAGCGGCGCGCAGGCGACGAGGCCAAGCACATGGCGCAGGGCATCCTGGCCTACCCGCGCGAGAACGCGGTCAACCGCTTCACCTGGCTGGCCGACGCGGTGCGGCCCGCCGACGACATAGCCCGCTTCCGGGCCTTCACGGGTCTGGGCACCCCCGTCGCCGGCGTGCACGGCGAGCTGCTGCTGCTCCGCGCCTCCATCGAGGCCACCATCGGCTGGGACTTCGGGCCCAAGGCCATCGTCGAGGACGCGCAGCTGGCGCTGACGTTCTGCCGCAAGTACCCCGGCCGCAGCGACTGGTTCAACGGCCGCTGCTACGGCGCCTCGCCGGCCAACACCAGGGACTTCATCAAGCAGCGCGAGCGCTGGGCCTGGGGCCTGGTCGCGCTCTGCTTCAACCGGACGGTGCCTTTCCGCTACCGCTGGTTCCTGATGCTCTGCATGGTCAGCTGGGTCCTCGGCCCGCTCCAGCACGTCGCGACGGTCCTGCTCGTGGCCTGGTTCATCGGTGACTTCAACACCTCGCCCGTGACCCAGTCCGTCGTGATCATGTGGTCGCTGAGCTTCGCGTACGTCATCTGGACGTACTGGGAGGGGCTGCGGCTCAACTCCCTGGTCTCCGCGGACGGCAAGCGCCGCTGGTGGGAGCCGATCGCGGTGCTCGGCCTCATTCCGCTGTTCTCCGTGATGGAGGGACTGGGCGGCCTGCGTGGGCTGATCAAGTTCATCAAGCGCGAAGAGAACAAGTTCGTCGTCATCGCCAAGCCCGCGTGA
- a CDS encoding glycosyl hydrolase yields MKRRNVLIGAAATAAMGGTLAGVAAFSTSRPADKGLQKDLVSRDPRACDTARAVYKLLAALEADARAGHRRGTIIGQHAEVHNERYNPEYGDHNGPKVPGYYYRKPQDITGKLPGFLELDLGPGYQQGSWGVGEPRDYSRAAWPARQEFWAYTNDVVDLAMGVWHGLPRPADGSYNPTGTEKIWTGSKTVLPTNGGAPAGLVGMSFHQPWPGSPVKSFEHTMRGKSPAAKDPRWIDRVLTPGTTEHAALLLDLSFLADHLGYLAAHDVPVLLRPYHEMNAIDDERRFWWAGLEPEQFVKLWELLYHYLVGSRGLHNLIFVWAPTAWDGLHGVEPWDFYPGADYVDVVGVDDYSGSPEQPFGKGGWTSKWHRELKDYGKPRILAESFHVPLNAKQRTTLDDAPWVLWTVWGDGLTAKNSAKDVERTYNDPKTVIGGKETGPTGVSWPSLHEGTS; encoded by the coding sequence ATGAAGCGTCGCAATGTCCTCATCGGGGCGGCTGCGACCGCCGCCATGGGAGGCACGCTCGCCGGGGTCGCGGCCTTCAGCACGTCGCGCCCGGCCGACAAGGGCCTGCAGAAGGACCTGGTGTCACGGGACCCCAGGGCCTGCGACACGGCGCGGGCCGTCTACAAGCTGCTGGCCGCGCTGGAGGCCGACGCCCGCGCCGGCCACCGCCGCGGCACGATCATCGGCCAGCACGCCGAGGTCCACAACGAGCGGTACAACCCGGAGTACGGCGACCACAACGGCCCCAAGGTGCCCGGGTACTACTACCGCAAGCCCCAGGACATCACCGGGAAGCTGCCCGGCTTCCTCGAACTGGACCTGGGCCCCGGCTACCAGCAAGGCAGCTGGGGCGTGGGCGAACCGCGGGACTACTCGCGCGCCGCCTGGCCCGCCCGGCAGGAGTTCTGGGCCTACACGAACGACGTCGTGGACCTCGCGATGGGCGTCTGGCACGGACTGCCGCGCCCGGCCGACGGCTCGTACAACCCGACCGGCACCGAGAAGATCTGGACCGGCTCGAAGACAGTGCTGCCCACCAACGGGGGAGCGCCGGCCGGCCTGGTCGGCATGTCGTTCCACCAGCCGTGGCCGGGCAGCCCGGTCAAGAGCTTCGAGCACACGATGCGCGGCAAGTCCCCGGCGGCGAAGGACCCCCGGTGGATCGACCGGGTCCTGACGCCCGGCACGACGGAGCACGCGGCGCTGCTGCTCGACCTGTCGTTCCTCGCGGACCACCTCGGATACCTGGCCGCCCACGACGTGCCGGTGCTGTTGCGGCCGTACCACGAGATGAACGCGATCGACGACGAGCGCCGCTTCTGGTGGGCGGGCCTGGAGCCCGAGCAGTTCGTGAAGCTCTGGGAGCTGCTGTACCACTACCTGGTGGGCTCGCGCGGGCTGCACAACCTCATCTTCGTGTGGGCGCCCACGGCCTGGGACGGCCTCCACGGCGTCGAACCCTGGGACTTCTACCCGGGCGCCGACTACGTGGACGTGGTCGGGGTCGACGATTACAGCGGTTCACCTGAGCAACCGTTCGGCAAGGGCGGCTGGACGTCGAAGTGGCACCGGGAGCTCAAGGACTACGGAAAACCGCGGATCCTGGCGGAGTCCTTCCACGTTCCGCTCAACGCCAAGCAGCGCACGACGCTCGACGACGCCCCTTGGGTCCTATGGACCGTCTGGGGTGACGGACTGACAGCGAAGAATTCCGCAAAGGACGTTGAGCGGACGTACAACGACCCGAAGACGGTCATCGGTGGCAAGGAAACCGGCCCCACGGGTGTGAGTTGGCCCTCATTGCACGAGGGAACGTCGTAG